From a region of the Triticum aestivum cultivar Chinese Spring chromosome 7D, IWGSC CS RefSeq v2.1, whole genome shotgun sequence genome:
- the LOC123166753 gene encoding uncharacterized protein: MGSRRSQSKSRFAHPFFLEIKTSDSVCASLAAVIDLQQIRAIDMEARTDRQPPSGDPPPGQPRWVLLQGNMICEDPAARATTPIASDDLDAETVADALTSGGRNVRVSFHLAAPPAVSRLRVDIPGLPDGTQLLAEIIAANADSVLIEVETSRPGRFDTDKRDSLDYFVYNAGAAAADPSRPPSLSLLPPYHKGSPRWKRLMPAETTGLLRRGDEDLLVARLTLNGTEGEAPLEAELCLLRSGEWEWKLKRLPVLHGDGKRKEVSFWQTDAVIPVGDRFLYWVDYYRGIIFSDAWEETPQLRYVSLPVEPLESRPDDHDGGSSYRGVCATDGGGAVSFVEVFPRCCCGCPGATFCSRSRYAFNITTWALRMDDDLATWDKVGVVDSDELWSLPGYSGVVPRITPEYPIVSLDDPDVLCFMVHKLPYHMEDVDGDHAIRMIEVDTNRMELRSVVCYDEHDDGFCSPPEFFPCMISRYFDASSRSCRPPAKLHEQAPMAAAATIINELNSSDNKAAMASPGEMLATLREIGDLERDDMLRTYSVLVCDGSQFKFRSLLALPKDMRKDYCLLLMENRL, encoded by the coding sequence ATGGGGAGTCGTCGTAGCCAAAGTAAAAGTCGGTTTGCTCACCCTTTTTTCCTGGAGATAAAAACCTCCGACTCCGTGTGCGCTTCTCTCGCAGCCGTGATCGATCTCCAGCAAATCCGCGCGATCGACATGGAAGCCCGAACGGATCGCCAACCACCATCCGGCGATCCTCCGCCGGGGCAACCTCGCTGGGTGTTGCTCCAGGGCAACATGATCTGCGAGGATCCCGCCGCCAGAGCAACAACACCCATCGCCAGCGACGATCTCGACGCCGAGACCGTGGCGGATGCTCTGACCTCCGGAGGCCGTAACGTCCGCGTCTCCTTCCACCTCGCGGCGCCACCGGCGGTGTCACGCCTGCGCGTCGACATCCCCGGCCTGCCGGACGGCACCCAGCTCCTCGCGGAGATCATCGCGGCCAACGCGGACTCGGTCCTTATAGAGGTCGAGACCAGCAGACCCGGCAGGTTTGATACTGACAAACGCGACTCGTTGGACTACTTCGTCTATaatgccggcgccgccgccgccgacccctccCGCCCGCCGTCGCTGTCGTTGCTGCCCCCTTACCACAAGGGGTCACCCAGGTGGAAGCGACTTATGCCTGCAGAAACCACTGGCCTCCTGCGCCGCGGCGACGAGGACCTGCTCGTGGCGCGGCTGACCCTCAATGGCACGGAAGGAGAGGCGCCGCTCGAGGCCGAGCTCTGCCTGCTCAGATCCGGTGAGTGGGAGTGGAAGCTCAAGCGTCTTCCGGTCCTCCACGGCGACGGCAAGCGGAAGGAGGTGTCCTTCTGGCAGACCGACGCGGTCATCCCCGTCGGCGACCGGTTCCTGTACTGGGTGGACTACTACCGCGGCATCATCTTCTCGGACGCGTGGGAGGAGACGCCCCAGCTGCGATACGTGTCTCTTCCCGTGGAGCCCTTGGAAAGCCGACCGGACGACCACGACGGCGGCTCGAGCTACCGCGGCGTGTGCGCAACGGACGGCGGTGGAGCAGTGAGTTTCGTGGAAGTCTTTCCCCGCTGCTGCTGCGGCTGCCCGGGCGCGACCTTCTGCTCGCGCTCCCGCTACGCCTTTAACATAACCACGTGGGCGCTGAGGATGGACGATGACTTGGCAACGTGGGACAAGGTCGGCGTGGTTGACTCCGACGAGCTCTGGTCGCTCCCCGGCTACAGCGGCGTCGTGCCACGCATCACGCCGGAGTACCCCATCGTCAGCCTGGACGACCCCGATGTCCTCTGTTTCATGGTGCACAAGCTCCCATACCATATGGAGGACGTTGACGGCGACCATGCGATACGGATGATCGAGGTGGACACGAATCGCATGGAGCTGCGATCCGTCGTCTGTTACGACGAGCACGACGACGGTTTCTGCTCTCCTCCCGAGTTCTTTCCCTGCATGATCTCCCGGTACTTCGACGCCTCCTCTCGCAGCTGCCGTCCTCCAGCAAAGCTCCATGAGCAAGCACCGATGGCGGCAGCGGCAACAATTATTAATGAACTCAACTCATCGGATAACAAGGCGGCCATGGCTTCTCCTGGGGAGATGTTGGCGACACTCCGGGAGATAGGTGACCTGGAGCGTGATGACATGCTGAGAACGTATAGCGTTCTTGTGTGTGATGGGAGCCAGTTCAAGTTCAGGTCACTTTTGGCGCTTCCCAAGGACATGAGGAAAGATTACTGCCTGCTGCTCATGGAAAATCGTCTTTAG